In one Trichlorobacter lovleyi SZ genomic region, the following are encoded:
- a CDS encoding beta strand repeat-containing protein, which produces MRTLTKLILPIMAMILLGFSSICQASVAPTATLSGTITYNGSKTGRVYLVANGSSSVIYNLWNVGVSTTLTGSSGSYSGSFTIRGAGIGGYPVKAYLDSTGTGIQHDSDPAGIVYLSNVTGDTTGINITLTDPTPATLAAPTNVGAARSQNNSANLVNWDPPRNSSGLEIPVKYNIYWSSAGSDASIIGSKLNVPANGNGMWIHAGATTAYYYKVVAVSSTGSTAASTWSPAGQLPQGSYSISGTVTYTGVTPTGPLGLAALDENGYPYFVGYATPAANSQSFTIPNLPAGKYGIQGFIDMNNNGIDDAGDLRIKESAGVRVTITNANVSGIAVNLPTTGAVLQARTSHTLYGETGADNSGEQFQYRLLVTPQLKTPINATLTSAPSSGSGYVVTPVDLGNSYENGRLELNIQGLKKAQAGDSYTVTVYYLEGGSDAYTVLTTAPYNSPPWPLAPIFPVPYNDLTKGTSNGSPVFSWLPPATPPGEWYSYAIWLQDINYNQLWSTDNLTSTITSYNTSDDGFTLPTATGAYGWTLTAMDANDNEIQYQAGFVTAQSAPLITGISPASVVPGGTLTIKGYNLAGPTSVTVGGTPLSVTSSTSTQITATVPGGFGGPSNPLVVTTTAGTYTWGPAGYYGAPLSLGSPTTHSGQVVDNAGTPISGVTVTMVGNPSITTTTDSSGNFTLNNLPNSTATPFSLRFMASGKQPHYTKKMGMSAGSSTTASFPYKMRTYAELNSLSGMTTPGKGAVSTRVLVQGTSTPIDGATVTAVGSSGTTYVAQYYNGTNYTGTSTSTAGGGVVLFANVNHGDKLTINASAPGYTFSSISSTGVAEASTSGGIGGVVAAPTVSGFTPGSGAVGASITITGTSFINVTNVTFGGVQAISFTVNSPTQITATVPVGALSGVIGVTTATGSASSSSSFTVVTPYTLTVTLSGYGTGTVTSNTGGINCPGTCTAQINSGTSVTLTATPHLPESSFGGWSGACSAEPCTFTMSSDKTAITTFSLKQLKNITLTTYYDTLLEALTNAANGNEVRAHDSLQAPNLSYNRANITVKIAGGYDNAFELRNSPSTTYTDITSPLTIQAGTLILDQIVVK; this is translated from the coding sequence ATGCGCACCTTGACAAAACTCATACTGCCCATTATGGCCATGATACTGCTTGGGTTCAGTAGCATTTGCCAAGCATCGGTAGCGCCGACAGCAACGCTATCCGGCACAATCACCTATAACGGCAGCAAGACCGGCAGGGTCTACCTGGTGGCAAACGGTAGTTCAAGTGTTATTTACAACCTCTGGAATGTTGGTGTTTCCACAACACTTACCGGCAGTTCAGGGAGCTATAGCGGTAGTTTTACCATCAGAGGTGCAGGAATCGGGGGTTATCCGGTCAAGGCGTATCTTGACAGCACCGGCACCGGCATTCAGCATGACAGCGATCCAGCCGGGATTGTCTATCTTAGCAATGTGACCGGCGACACCACCGGCATCAACATCACACTCACCGATCCCACTCCGGCAACACTTGCCGCTCCTACCAACGTGGGAGCTGCAAGATCGCAAAACAATTCGGCAAACCTTGTTAATTGGGATCCTCCAAGAAACAGCAGCGGACTTGAAATACCAGTTAAATACAACATTTACTGGAGCTCTGCGGGTAGTGACGCATCAATTATCGGCTCAAAGCTTAATGTTCCGGCCAATGGCAACGGCATGTGGATTCACGCCGGTGCAACGACCGCCTACTACTACAAAGTTGTGGCGGTAAGCAGCACCGGTAGCACCGCTGCCAGCACCTGGAGCCCGGCCGGTCAGCTTCCACAGGGAAGCTACTCGATCTCAGGCACCGTCACCTACACCGGCGTCACCCCTACCGGACCTCTGGGATTAGCTGCACTGGACGAAAACGGTTATCCCTATTTTGTCGGCTATGCCACCCCTGCAGCCAACAGTCAGAGCTTCACCATCCCCAACCTGCCTGCCGGCAAGTACGGCATCCAGGGCTTTATTGATATGAACAACAACGGCATCGATGATGCCGGTGACCTGCGGATCAAGGAAAGCGCCGGGGTACGGGTCACCATTACCAATGCCAACGTAAGCGGTATAGCGGTCAACCTGCCCACAACCGGCGCGGTACTGCAGGCACGAACCTCGCACACCCTGTATGGTGAGACCGGTGCAGACAATTCCGGTGAACAATTTCAGTACCGGCTGCTGGTAACTCCCCAACTCAAGACACCGATCAACGCCACTCTCACCAGCGCACCTTCAAGCGGGTCAGGCTACGTTGTTACTCCGGTAGACCTTGGCAACTCATATGAAAACGGCAGGTTGGAACTGAATATCCAGGGACTGAAAAAGGCTCAAGCCGGTGACAGCTACACCGTGACCGTCTACTACCTTGAGGGCGGCAGCGATGCCTACACGGTTTTAACAACGGCCCCTTATAACAGCCCTCCCTGGCCGCTGGCACCGATCTTTCCCGTTCCCTACAATGACCTCACCAAGGGGACTAGCAATGGCAGCCCGGTCTTCAGCTGGCTGCCGCCGGCCACCCCACCGGGAGAATGGTACAGCTACGCGATCTGGCTGCAGGACATCAACTACAATCAGCTCTGGTCAACGGACAATCTGACGTCAACGATCACCAGCTATAATACCAGCGATGACGGATTCACGCTTCCCACGGCAACCGGTGCTTACGGCTGGACCCTGACCGCAATGGATGCCAACGACAACGAGATCCAGTACCAGGCAGGGTTTGTCACCGCCCAATCAGCACCTCTGATTACCGGCATCAGTCCGGCCTCTGTGGTGCCTGGAGGGACTCTCACCATTAAGGGTTACAATCTTGCCGGCCCGACCAGTGTGACAGTCGGTGGTACACCGCTCTCTGTCACCAGCTCCACCAGCACGCAGATCACTGCAACCGTGCCGGGCGGTTTTGGCGGCCCTTCAAATCCGCTGGTGGTTACAACAACAGCCGGAACCTATACCTGGGGTCCTGCCGGTTATTATGGCGCGCCCTTAAGTCTCGGCTCTCCCACTACCCACAGCGGTCAGGTGGTGGATAATGCCGGTACTCCCATCAGCGGCGTCACGGTGACCATGGTAGGTAACCCGTCCATCACCACCACAACTGATAGCAGCGGCAACTTCACTTTGAATAATCTGCCCAACAGCACTGCCACGCCATTCAGCCTGCGGTTCATGGCGAGCGGCAAACAACCCCATTACACCAAGAAAATGGGCATGTCAGCCGGCAGCAGCACAACAGCATCATTTCCCTACAAGATGAGAACTTATGCCGAGCTGAACAGCCTGTCTGGCATGACAACCCCGGGCAAAGGGGCGGTTTCCACCCGCGTCCTGGTACAGGGCACCTCTACGCCAATTGACGGTGCCACGGTTACGGCAGTCGGTTCCAGCGGTACCACCTATGTTGCGCAGTATTATAACGGTACCAATTATACCGGCACCTCCACCTCAACTGCCGGCGGTGGTGTGGTGCTGTTCGCCAATGTCAACCACGGCGACAAGCTGACCATCAACGCCTCGGCACCTGGCTATACCTTTAGCTCCATCAGCTCAACAGGAGTTGCAGAGGCTTCTACCTCCGGCGGGATCGGCGGTGTCGTAGCGGCTCCAACGGTTTCAGGTTTCACTCCCGGCAGTGGTGCGGTTGGTGCCAGCATCACCATTACCGGCACAAGTTTCATCAATGTGACTAACGTTACGTTTGGCGGTGTTCAGGCAATTTCATTCACCGTTAACAGCCCGACACAAATAACTGCCACTGTGCCTGTTGGCGCACTATCCGGCGTTATCGGTGTTACCACAGCCACCGGTAGCGCTTCCAGCAGTTCTTCCTTTACGGTGGTTACCCCCTATACTCTTACGGTAACCCTATCCGGCTATGGCACAGGCACCGTCACCTCGAACACAGGCGGCATTAACTGTCCGGGCACCTGCACAGCCCAGATCAACTCCGGCACCTCTGTAACCCTGACGGCGACTCCACACCTCCCGGAATCGTCTTTTGGCGGGTGGAGTGGCGCCTGCAGTGCTGAACCATGTACCTTCACGATGAGCAGCGACAAGACTGCTATCACCACCTTCTCGCTCAAACAGCTCAAAAACATTACATTAACGACCTACTATGACACCCTCCTTGAGGCGCTGACGAATGCCGCAAACGGCAACGAGGTTCGCGCCCACGACAGCCTTCAGGCTCCTAACCTTTCCTACAATCGAGCCAATATCACCGTGAAAATTGCCGGAGGGTACGACAATGCGTTTGAGTTACGCAACTCACCAAGTACGACCTATACTGATATAACTTCGCCGCTCACCATTCAAGCCGGCACCCTGATCCTGGATCAGATCGTCGTCAAGTAG
- a CDS encoding InlB B-repeat-containing protein has protein sequence MKKLQRMAFVLVLAGLLAVPAVAHAVNATYRYDRLNRLTSVTYDNGMSIAYSYDKTGNLIRIARGINGADVIPPTVTAFSLPAESNSLVVPVSVFSATDNVAVTGYCVMSTDSAAGCSWSASPPTSYTFASGTANGSHTLYAFARDAAGNSSTAIAVTTQLAVLQQQLSVTILGLYGGGGSVTSSPGGIACTSGTCTAEYANGTSVTLIPAPDTSSVFTAWSGNCTGSSNCTVSMTADRSATASFSLIPRARVAGIPYGSLASAYAAVLASGVLEAQALTFVEDLALNRGIVFTLRGGFSTDYLSRTGYTTLQGRLTVGTGAVTIDRLIIK, from the coding sequence ATGAAAAAACTACAGCGGATGGCGTTCGTTCTGGTACTTGCCGGACTGCTTGCTGTTCCGGCTGTTGCTCATGCCGTCAATGCCACCTACCGGTATGACCGCCTGAACCGCCTGACCAGTGTGACCTACGACAACGGCATGTCGATCGCCTACAGCTATGACAAAACCGGTAACCTGATCAGGATTGCCCGGGGGATAAACGGTGCAGATGTTATTCCTCCCACGGTTACAGCCTTTAGCCTGCCTGCTGAAAGCAACAGTCTTGTCGTCCCCGTCAGCGTCTTCAGCGCAACCGATAACGTGGCCGTAACCGGGTACTGTGTTATGTCGACTGATAGCGCTGCCGGATGTTCCTGGAGCGCCAGTCCTCCGACGAGCTATACCTTTGCCTCTGGAACGGCAAACGGCAGCCATACCCTCTATGCCTTTGCCAGGGATGCAGCAGGCAACAGCTCTACGGCAATAGCGGTAACAACACAATTAGCAGTGCTCCAGCAGCAGTTGTCAGTGACCATTCTGGGGTTGTACGGCGGAGGCGGTTCCGTTACCAGCAGCCCTGGCGGTATCGCCTGTACCAGCGGTACCTGTACTGCAGAGTACGCCAACGGGACTTCCGTTACGTTGATACCTGCACCGGATACGAGTTCAGTCTTTACCGCCTGGTCAGGCAACTGTACCGGCAGCAGCAACTGTACGGTCAGCATGACTGCGGATCGCAGTGCAACTGCCAGCTTCAGCCTGATTCCGCGGGCCAGAGTAGCAGGGATACCCTATGGCAGTCTTGCCAGTGCCTATGCAGCTGTTCTTGCCAGCGGAGTGCTGGAGGCCCAAGCGCTGACTTTTGTGGAAGATCTTGCCCTGAACCGTGGCATTGTGTTCACTCTTCGGGGCGGTTTTTCCACTGATTACCTCAGCCGTACGGGGTATACCACCCTGCAGGGCAGGCTGACGGTGGGGACGGGGGCTGTCACGATTGACCGGCTGATTATCAAGTAG